From the genome of Scytonema hofmannii PCC 7110, one region includes:
- the secA gene encoding preprotein translocase subunit SecA, translated as MLKTLLGDPNARKLKKYQPYITDINVLEEDIKALSDDELKGKTAEFKQRLGKGETLDDILPEAFAVVREAGHRVLGLRHFDVQMLGGIILHSGQIAEMKTGEGKTLVATLPSYLNALTAKGVHVITVNDYLARRDAEWMGQVHRFLGLSVGLIQQTMTPTERKKNYDCDITYVTNSEVGFDYLRDNMATSMADVVQRPFNYCVIDEVDSILVDEARTPLIISGQVERPTEKYLKAAEIALALQKDEHYEVDEKARNVLLSDEGFAQAERLLEVKDLFNPEDPWAHFIFNAIKAKELFLKDVTYIVRNGEVVIVDEFTGRVLPGRRWSDGLHQAIEAKERVEIQPETQTLATITYQNMFLLYPKLSGMTGTAKTEEAEFEKIYKLEVAVIPTNRTRKRQDLPDMVFKTEAGKWKAIAQECAEMHVLGRPVLVGTTSVEKSEHLRQLLREMEIPHELLNARPENVEREAEIVAQAGRKGAVTIATNMAGRGTDIILGGNAEYMARLKMREYFMPRVVRPDDEDAFGIHRAAGLPPAGTGGGQGFVPGKKVKTWKASPQVFPTQLTKEAEKLLKDAVDFAVREYGERSLSELEAEDKVAVAAEKAPTDDLVIRQLREAYNRVKHEYEEFTKNEHDEVVQQGGLHVIGTERHESRRIDNQLRGRAGRQGDPGSTRFFLSLEDNLLRIFGGDRVSRLMTAFNVDEDMPIESGMLTRSLEGAQKKVETYYYDIRKQVFEYDEVMNNQRRAIYAERRRVLEGQDLKEQVIKYAEKTMDDITDYYINPDLPSEEWELDKLVEKVKEFVYLLADLQSSQLEDMSMTEIKEFLHEQVRIAYDLKEAQIDQIQPGLMRQAERFFILQRIDTLWREHLQQMDALRESVGLRGYGQKDPLIEYKSEGYELFLDMMVNIRRDVVYSLFMFQPQPQPMMQTSSEMV; from the coding sequence ATGCTAAAAACTTTGTTGGGCGACCCCAACGCTCGTAAACTTAAAAAATACCAACCTTACATTACAGACATTAACGTTTTGGAGGAAGACATAAAAGCCCTTTCGGATGACGAGTTAAAGGGCAAGACAGCAGAGTTTAAACAGCGTCTTGGCAAAGGCGAAACTCTTGATGACATCTTACCAGAAGCGTTTGCTGTGGTTCGGGAAGCAGGACACAGAGTGTTAGGGCTGCGTCACTTTGATGTTCAAATGTTAGGCGGTATTATTCTCCACTCAGGGCAAATTGCCGAGATGAAGACTGGAGAGGGAAAAACCCTAGTTGCAACATTACCGAGTTATTTAAATGCTCTTACGGCTAAAGGCGTTCATGTGATCACGGTGAACGATTACCTGGCTCGTCGTGACGCGGAATGGATGGGACAGGTACATCGTTTCTTGGGATTGAGCGTAGGGCTGATTCAGCAAACCATGACGCCAACGGAACGTAAGAAAAATTACGATTGCGATATCACTTATGTTACCAACAGTGAAGTGGGTTTTGACTACCTGCGGGACAACATGGCGACATCTATGGCGGATGTGGTACAACGCCCATTTAACTACTGTGTCATTGACGAGGTAGATTCAATCTTAGTTGATGAAGCGCGGACACCGCTTATTATCTCAGGACAAGTCGAAAGACCAACGGAAAAATATCTTAAGGCAGCCGAAATAGCTCTAGCATTGCAAAAAGACGAGCATTATGAAGTAGACGAAAAAGCTCGTAACGTGCTGTTATCGGATGAAGGTTTTGCACAAGCAGAACGGCTTTTGGAAGTTAAAGATTTATTTAACCCAGAAGATCCTTGGGCGCACTTCATTTTTAACGCTATTAAGGCAAAAGAACTTTTCCTGAAGGATGTCACATATATTGTCCGTAACGGCGAAGTTGTGATTGTCGATGAATTTACAGGTCGGGTTCTTCCAGGACGCCGTTGGAGTGATGGACTCCACCAAGCCATTGAAGCTAAAGAACGGGTAGAAATTCAGCCAGAAACTCAAACTCTAGCGACAATTACTTATCAAAATATGTTTTTGCTGTATCCCAAGCTATCTGGTATGACGGGGACGGCAAAGACGGAAGAAGCGGAGTTTGAGAAAATTTACAAACTCGAAGTTGCGGTTATTCCTACCAATAGAACAAGAAAACGTCAAGATTTACCGGATATGGTCTTTAAGACTGAAGCAGGTAAATGGAAGGCGATCGCACAAGAATGTGCCGAAATGCACGTGCTTGGTAGACCGGTTCTAGTGGGAACTACGAGTGTAGAAAAATCAGAACATCTCCGACAACTGTTGAGAGAAATGGAAATTCCCCACGAATTGCTGAACGCTAGACCGGAAAACGTGGAGCGTGAAGCAGAAATTGTTGCACAAGCAGGGCGTAAAGGTGCTGTAACTATTGCGACGAACATGGCGGGTAGGGGTACTGACATTATTCTTGGTGGTAACGCTGAGTATATGGCGCGTCTAAAGATGCGGGAGTACTTCATGCCTCGCGTTGTCAGACCAGACGATGAAGATGCTTTTGGTATCCATAGGGCTGCTGGCTTACCTCCGGCGGGAACAGGTGGCGGTCAAGGTTTTGTACCTGGTAAAAAGGTGAAAACTTGGAAGGCTTCACCGCAGGTATTCCCAACTCAGCTAACAAAAGAAGCAGAAAAGTTGCTGAAAGATGCAGTAGATTTTGCAGTGCGGGAGTATGGGGAACGCAGTTTATCAGAGTTGGAAGCTGAAGACAAAGTTGCTGTAGCCGCAGAAAAAGCACCAACTGACGATCTTGTTATTCGACAATTACGAGAAGCTTACAACCGAGTTAAGCACGAGTACGAAGAGTTCACCAAAAACGAACACGATGAAGTCGTACAACAGGGTGGTTTACACGTCATCGGTACAGAACGTCACGAATCGCGACGGATTGACAATCAGTTGCGGGGACGTGCGGGACGCCAAGGTGACCCCGGTTCGACAAGATTCTTCCTCAGTTTAGAGGATAACTTACTGCGGATTTTTGGTGGCGATCGCGTCTCACGTTTGATGACAGCGTTTAACGTAGACGAAGATATGCCTATTGAATCCGGAATGCTGACCCGTAGTTTGGAAGGTGCTCAGAAAAAAGTTGAAACCTACTACTACGACATCCGGAAGCAAGTCTTTGAGTACGACGAAGTGATGAACAACCAGCGTCGTGCAATTTATGCGGAACGCCGTCGGGTTTTGGAAGGACAAGACCTAAAAGAACAGGTGATTAAGTACGCTGAAAAAACGATGGATGACATCACCGACTACTACATCAACCCCGATTTACCTTCAGAAGAGTGGGAATTGGATAAGTTGGTTGAAAAAGTCAAAGAATTTGTTTATCTGCTAGCAGATTTACAGTCAAGTCAGCTAGAAGATATGTCAATGACGGAGATTAAAGAGTTCTTGCACGAGCAAGTGAGGATTGCTTACGACCTTAAGGAAGCTCAAATCGACCAAATTCAGCCCGGATTGATGCGCCAAGCGGAACGGTTCTTTATTTTGCAAAGGATCGATACTTTGTGGCGCGAACACTTGCAGCAAATGGACGCTTTACGTGAGTCTGTGGGATTGCGAGGTTACGGTCAGAAAGATCCGTTGATTGAGTACAAGAGCGAAGGATACGAGTTGTTCTTGGATATGATGGTTAACATCCGCCGAGATGTAGTTTATTCCTTGTTCATGTTCCAACCACAGCCGCAGCCAATGATGCAAACATCTTCTGAGATGGTTTAG
- the pheS gene encoding phenylalanine--tRNA ligase subunit alpha has translation MTNNLEAQLLALQEEGEQAIAAANTLERLEELRVSYLGKKGQLGALLRSMGQLSAEERPKIGAIANTVKDALQASIDQQHAALEKAQIQAQLEAENLDVTMPGIYRPQGRVHPLNGIIDRALDIFVGMGYTVANGPEMETDYYNFEALNTPPDHPARDMQDTFYLPDGNLLRTHTSSVQIRYMETEEPPIRVIAPGRVYRRDNVDATHSAVFHQIELLAVDEGLTFTDLKGTVKVFLQEMFGDVQIRFRASYFPFTEPSAEVDLQWNGRWLEVMGCGMVDPNVLKAVGYDPEVYTGFAAGFGVERFAMVLHQIDDIRRVYASDLRFLRQF, from the coding sequence ATGACTAACAATTTAGAAGCTCAACTCTTAGCACTGCAAGAGGAAGGAGAACAGGCGATCGCCGCCGCCAATACACTAGAACGCCTTGAGGAACTAAGAGTCAGCTACCTGGGTAAAAAAGGTCAGCTAGGGGCGCTGTTGCGAAGTATGGGTCAACTGAGTGCAGAAGAAAGACCAAAAATTGGGGCGATCGCAAACACTGTAAAAGATGCCCTACAAGCCAGTATAGACCAGCAACACGCAGCTTTAGAAAAAGCCCAAATCCAAGCACAGCTAGAAGCTGAAAATTTGGATGTGACAATGCCAGGAATCTACCGTCCTCAAGGTCGCGTCCATCCGCTCAATGGGATAATCGATAGAGCATTGGACATCTTTGTCGGTATGGGTTACACGGTAGCCAACGGTCCGGAGATGGAAACAGACTACTACAACTTTGAAGCGCTCAACACTCCACCCGATCACCCCGCCCGCGATATGCAGGACACATTCTATCTACCAGATGGAAATCTCCTGCGGACTCATACCTCGTCAGTACAAATTCGCTATATGGAAACCGAGGAACCACCCATTCGAGTCATCGCCCCCGGACGAGTTTACCGGAGAGACAATGTCGATGCGACTCACTCAGCAGTTTTCCATCAGATAGAACTTTTAGCAGTGGATGAAGGGTTAACTTTTACCGACCTCAAAGGGACTGTAAAAGTATTTTTACAAGAAATGTTTGGTGACGTGCAAATTCGCTTCCGCGCCAGCTATTTTCCCTTCACAGAACCCTCTGCAGAAGTTGATTTGCAATGGAATGGTCGCTGGTTGGAAGTTATGGGCTGCGGAATGGTCGATCCAAACGTACTCAAAGCTGTTGGCTACGATCCGGAAGTATACACTGGCTTTGCTGCGGGCTTTGGTGTAGAACGTTTTGCCATGGTACTCCACCAAATCGATGATATTCGCCGCGTCTACGCTAGCGACTTACGTTTCTTAAGGCAATTTTAA
- a CDS encoding bifunctional riboflavin kinase/FAD synthetase has product MLNLSQNGFSVWVTSSTELALTPTCVALGKFDGVHRGHQRVIQPILPDVTASSHAYSTVVTFNPHPQEFFTGLARTWLTPLDEKIFQLRSLGVEQLVLLPFDKELSALTPEQFVEKILIQQLQAKRISVGQDFCFGSNRSGTAKDLQVLAAKFDIPVTIVPIETCASPERADNSDASDSSIHQTRISTSLIRQVLQNGDIRQANKLLGRPYTLIGDVIKGQQLGRTIGFPTANLQLPKDKFLPSFGVYAVRVSTLSETLNAPEYTYLGVMNIGNRPTVNGTYQSVEVHLFDWSGDLYGKKLAVQLEQFLRPEEKFSSVEALKQQIQQDCIAARAFLGG; this is encoded by the coding sequence GTGCTAAATCTGTCTCAAAATGGGTTTTCTGTGTGGGTTACTTCTTCGACCGAACTGGCTCTAACACCAACGTGTGTTGCACTAGGCAAATTTGACGGCGTACATCGCGGTCACCAACGGGTTATTCAACCCATATTGCCTGATGTCACGGCATCCTCACACGCCTACTCAACGGTTGTCACCTTTAATCCCCATCCTCAGGAATTTTTCACGGGTCTTGCCCGTACTTGGTTGACACCGTTGGATGAAAAAATTTTTCAGTTGCGATCGCTTGGGGTAGAACAATTAGTACTGCTACCCTTTGATAAGGAATTGTCCGCGTTAACTCCCGAACAGTTCGTAGAAAAAATTCTCATCCAACAATTACAAGCCAAACGGATTAGCGTCGGGCAAGATTTTTGTTTTGGCTCCAATCGTAGTGGGACTGCCAAGGATTTGCAAGTCCTTGCCGCCAAATTTGACATTCCCGTCACCATTGTTCCCATAGAAACTTGTGCATCTCCTGAAAGAGCAGACAACAGTGATGCTAGCGACTCTTCCATTCACCAGACTCGCATTAGCACTTCACTTATCCGTCAAGTCCTGCAAAATGGTGATATTCGTCAAGCAAATAAACTGTTGGGACGACCTTATACCCTGATAGGTGATGTCATCAAAGGTCAACAACTTGGTAGAACAATTGGTTTTCCCACTGCTAACCTACAGTTGCCAAAAGATAAATTTTTGCCAAGCTTTGGGGTTTACGCTGTTCGTGTTTCCACTCTCAGTGAGACACTGAACGCTCCAGAATATACTTACTTGGGCGTGATGAATATAGGTAACCGTCCAACAGTAAATGGTACGTATCAATCCGTAGAAGTCCATTTATTTGATTGGTCTGGCGATCTATACGGTAAAAAACTAGCAGTACAGCTAGAACAATTTTTGCGACCTGAGGAAAAATTTTCTTCCGTGGAAGCCCTAAAACAACAAATTCAACAAGACTGCATTGCTGCAAGAGCATTTTTGGGCGGTTAG
- the arsS gene encoding arsenosugar biosynthesis radical SAM (seleno)protein ArsS (Some members of this family are selenoproteins.), whose amino-acid sequence MIQTTVTPFKQKLTSPLVKKEISVLQINLGKRCNLACNHCHVEAGPKRTEELSPEICEQLIELIQRFPQIQIVDLTGGAPEMNYGFKPLVEAARANGKQVIVRSNLTIYFEDGFSDLPEYFAQHKVRVVASLPCYLEDNVEKMRGVGVYNASIKGLQWLNQLGYGKEPDLILDLVFNPQMPTGEKFSLTPDQVKLERSYKEFLQEHFEIVFNNLFTITNLPVGRTKLYLERQKLHTPYLQFLESNFNSGTVEHLMCRDELSIDYLGNVYDCDFHQMMNLPAKNRDGENLTVAKLLEIGSLDAIAEVQTAIYCYGCTAGCGSSCGGALV is encoded by the coding sequence ATGATACAAACAACCGTAACACCTTTCAAACAGAAACTGACTTCACCTTTAGTAAAAAAAGAAATTTCTGTTTTGCAAATTAATTTGGGAAAGCGCTGCAATTTAGCCTGCAACCATTGCCATGTGGAAGCAGGGCCAAAACGTACAGAAGAACTTTCTCCAGAAATTTGCGAACAGTTAATTGAATTGATTCAGAGATTTCCTCAGATCCAGATTGTTGATTTAACTGGTGGCGCACCAGAAATGAATTATGGATTTAAGCCACTGGTAGAAGCCGCAAGAGCAAATGGTAAGCAAGTCATTGTTCGGTCTAACTTGACCATTTATTTTGAAGATGGGTTTAGTGACTTGCCAGAATACTTTGCTCAACACAAAGTTCGAGTTGTTGCTTCTTTACCTTGCTACCTAGAAGACAACGTAGAGAAAATGCGTGGTGTGGGTGTATATAATGCTTCAATTAAAGGACTTCAGTGGCTGAATCAACTTGGTTATGGAAAAGAACCAGACCTGATTTTGGATTTGGTGTTTAATCCTCAAATGCCTACAGGTGAAAAGTTTTCCCTAACTCCAGATCAAGTGAAACTGGAAAGAAGTTACAAAGAGTTTTTACAAGAACACTTTGAGATTGTTTTTAACAATCTGTTCACCATCACCAATCTACCTGTTGGGAGAACAAAACTCTATTTGGAACGGCAAAAACTCCATACTCCTTATCTACAGTTTCTAGAATCAAATTTCAATTCTGGTACAGTGGAACATCTGATGTGCCGAGATGAGCTTTCCATCGATTATCTTGGTAATGTGTATGATTGTGACTTCCATCAAATGATGAATTTGCCAGCCAAAAATCGTGATGGGGAGAACCTGACAGTTGCTAAATTGCTAGAAATTGGTAGTTTGGATGCGATCGCCGAAGTCCAAACTGCTATTTATTGCTATGGGTGTACGGCTGGTTGCGGTTCCAGTTGTGGTGGGGCTTTGGTGTAA
- the arsM gene encoding arsenosugar biosynthesis arsenite methyltransferase ArsM, which translates to MSYLETAAQFYSEVAQEPEVGLCCVQSTPLQLPGLKIPCKMQEMNYGCGTTVHPTELGNNQPTVLYIGVGGGVEALQFAYFSRRPSAVIAVDPVLPMREAAARNLEIAAQENSWFDTSFVEIKEGDAFNLPMDDSSVDIVAQNCLFNIFEPEDLTCALQEAYRVLKPGGRLQMSDPIAARPIPQHLQKDERLRAMCLSGALTYEEYIQRIIDVGFGQVEIRARRPYRLLNSDTYNLTENLLLESLDSVAFKVSIPEDGACVFTGKTAIYAGSEPFFDDGAGHLLQQGIPAVVCDKTAAKLAKFMPDKIMITDSNWHYSGGGCC; encoded by the coding sequence ATGAGTTACCTCGAAACAGCGGCGCAGTTCTACAGTGAAGTTGCTCAAGAACCAGAAGTTGGGCTTTGTTGCGTACAGAGTACACCCCTACAACTACCAGGATTAAAAATTCCCTGCAAAATGCAGGAAATGAACTATGGTTGTGGCACTACCGTTCATCCCACCGAACTTGGCAATAATCAACCAACCGTGCTTTATATTGGAGTAGGTGGAGGCGTAGAAGCTTTGCAATTTGCCTACTTTTCGCGCCGTCCCAGTGCTGTTATTGCCGTCGATCCAGTTTTACCAATGCGGGAAGCAGCAGCACGGAATTTGGAAATTGCCGCTCAAGAAAACTCCTGGTTTGACACCAGCTTTGTAGAAATCAAAGAAGGCGATGCCTTTAACTTACCCATGGACGATAGTTCAGTCGATATCGTCGCGCAGAATTGTCTTTTCAATATTTTTGAACCAGAAGATTTAACTTGTGCTTTGCAAGAAGCATACCGGGTGTTGAAACCGGGCGGTAGATTGCAGATGAGCGATCCTATTGCGGCTCGTCCCATTCCACAACACTTGCAAAAAGATGAGCGCTTGCGAGCAATGTGTTTATCAGGCGCACTCACCTATGAAGAGTACATTCAACGCATTATCGATGTTGGCTTTGGCCAAGTAGAAATTCGCGCCCGACGTCCCTACCGATTGCTAAATTCTGATACTTATAACTTAACAGAGAATCTTCTTTTAGAAAGTTTAGATTCTGTGGCTTTCAAAGTTTCTATTCCTGAAGATGGGGCTTGTGTTTTTACAGGTAAAACAGCAATCTATGCTGGGTCTGAACCATTTTTTGATGATGGAGCAGGTCATCTTCTTCAACAAGGAATACCCGCAGTAGTTTGTGATAAAACTGCTGCAAAATTGGCTAAATTCATGCCAGATAAAATCATGATTACTGATTCAAATTGGCACTATAGCGGCGGTGGTTGTTGTTGA
- the surE gene encoding 5'/3'-nucleotidase SurE, translating to MKLLISNDDGISSLGIRTLANTLAEAGHDVSVVCPDRERSATGHGLTLHQPIRAEILESIFHPTVKAWACDGTPSDCVKLALWALLESPPDLVLSGINHGANLGTEILYSGTVSAAMEGLIEGIPSIAFSLASRNSKDFQPSADFAKILVGQIEKNPLPELMLLNVNIPPVKWEEIAGVTLTRQGVRRYVDVFDKRVDPRGKTYYWLTGEVLEDVEPPTGLNLSQNIPIDVRVIRENYISITPLQYNLTYAKGLNELSQWEFKFP from the coding sequence ATGAAATTACTAATTAGTAATGATGATGGTATTTCATCTCTAGGTATTCGTACTCTTGCCAACACCTTAGCAGAAGCAGGTCACGATGTGAGTGTAGTTTGTCCGGATCGGGAACGTTCGGCTACCGGACATGGGTTAACCCTACACCAGCCGATCCGTGCCGAAATTTTGGAATCTATCTTTCATCCAACTGTCAAGGCTTGGGCTTGCGATGGCACTCCTTCTGACTGTGTTAAGTTGGCTCTGTGGGCTTTGTTAGAATCACCTCCCGACTTAGTTCTTTCTGGTATTAATCATGGTGCCAATTTAGGGACTGAAATTCTCTACTCCGGTACTGTATCTGCGGCAATGGAAGGATTAATTGAGGGTATTCCCAGTATCGCCTTCAGTCTTGCTAGCCGCAATAGTAAGGATTTTCAACCCTCTGCTGACTTTGCCAAAATTTTAGTAGGGCAAATTGAGAAAAACCCCCTACCGGAGTTGATGTTACTGAATGTCAATATTCCCCCTGTCAAATGGGAAGAAATTGCCGGAGTGACTCTTACCCGTCAAGGCGTGCGGCGTTATGTCGATGTTTTTGATAAGCGAGTCGATCCGAGGGGGAAAACTTATTATTGGTTAACTGGTGAAGTTCTAGAGGACGTTGAACCACCGACTGGTTTAAATCTTTCTCAGAACATACCTATTGATGTGCGCGTTATCCGTGAAAACTACATCAGTATAACACCTTTACAATACAATCTTACTTATGCAAAGGGACTCAATGAATTATCTCAGTGGGAATTTAAGTTTCCGTAA
- a CDS encoding MBL fold metallo-hydrolase, producing MSRIENLFSVYFWGVRGSIPCPGPDTVRYGGNTPCVEMQVGGKRLIFDGGTGLHVLGQSLLSKMPIEAHIFFTHSHWDHMQGFPFFSPGFIMGNTFHIYGAIAPDGSTIEQRLNDQMLHPNFPVPLQIMQANLSFRDVIPGHAIHINDITVETSPLNHPGEAVGYRVNWRGRSAVYVTDTEHFPDRIDENVLKLARDADILIYDSTYTDEEYHSLTRPKIGWGHSTWQEAVKVAQAANVKTLVIYHHDPSHDDEFLDRVGQEAAEKYPGAVMAREGMALQVPVPITLSESFRC from the coding sequence ATGTCTAGGATAGAGAATTTATTTTCCGTGTATTTTTGGGGCGTTCGCGGCAGTATCCCCTGTCCGGGACCTGATACCGTTCGTTATGGCGGTAATACCCCTTGCGTTGAGATGCAAGTGGGCGGCAAACGCTTAATTTTTGATGGAGGCACGGGTTTACATGTTTTAGGACAATCTTTGTTGTCCAAAATGCCGATAGAAGCACATATTTTCTTCACCCACTCCCACTGGGACCATATGCAGGGGTTTCCCTTCTTTAGCCCTGGGTTTATTATGGGAAACACCTTTCATATCTATGGTGCGATCGCTCCCGATGGTTCTACCATAGAACAGCGTCTGAATGACCAAATGCTGCATCCAAATTTTCCGGTACCGTTGCAAATCATGCAAGCAAATTTATCATTTCGTGATGTGATACCGGGACACGCAATACATATTAATGACATTACTGTGGAGACTTCCCCGCTCAATCATCCTGGTGAAGCTGTAGGATACAGGGTGAACTGGCGCGGAAGATCGGCTGTTTACGTGACTGATACCGAACACTTTCCTGACAGAATAGATGAAAATGTTCTTAAATTGGCTCGTGATGCTGATATCCTCATCTATGATTCTACTTATACTGATGAAGAATATCATTCTCTAACCAGACCTAAAATTGGTTGGGGTCACTCTACGTGGCAGGAAGCTGTGAAAGTAGCCCAAGCTGCTAATGTCAAAACTTTGGTCATCTATCACCACGACCCCTCTCATGATGATGAATTTCTAGATCGTGTCGGTCAAGAAGCAGCAGAGAAATATCCGGGGGCTGTGATGGCACGTGAAGGCATGGCACTTCAGGTTCCCGTACCCATTACATTATCAGAATCTTTTCGGTGTTAG
- a CDS encoding diheme cytochrome c — protein sequence MSKIVKRRFRNQKLKGKPLGFLLVILAWSLAMGWLLAMATQAQGAPSTTSSHWSPITGHRSLVTGHWSLVTDSEIGTVDVVPAQQRLGQELYLENCASCHIALPPAVLPTQTWRNLLEDSQHYGVQIKPLIDPPRILVWRYLSAFSRPQLLEDEQIPYRVGSSRYFRALHPNVKLPKPVQIGSCVTCHPSASDFNFRRLTQEWE from the coding sequence ATGTCAAAGATTGTCAAACGTCGATTCCGCAATCAAAAATTAAAGGGAAAGCCGCTTGGGTTCCTCTTAGTTATTCTGGCTTGGAGCTTGGCTATGGGTTGGCTTTTAGCAATGGCAACTCAAGCCCAAGGCGCACCTTCTACTACCTCTTCTCACTGGTCACCGATCACCGGTCACCGGTCACTGGTCACTGGTCACTGGTCACTGGTCACTGATTCTGAAATCGGCACTGTTGATGTCGTTCCCGCACAACAGCGACTTGGGCAAGAATTATATTTGGAAAATTGCGCGTCTTGTCATATTGCTTTACCTCCTGCTGTTTTACCCACCCAAACTTGGAGAAATTTGTTGGAGGACTCACAGCACTATGGAGTACAAATCAAACCATTAATCGATCCGCCACGTATCCTAGTTTGGAGGTATCTTTCCGCTTTCTCTCGTCCCCAATTGCTAGAAGACGAACAAATACCCTATCGCGTTGGGAGTTCCCGTTATTTCAGAGCTTTACATCCCAACGTTAAGCTACCAAAGCCCGTCCAAATTGGTAGTTGTGTGACCTGTCATCCATCCGCCTCAGACTTTAATTTTCGTCGCCTTACTCAGGAATGGGAGTAG
- a CDS encoding AAA family ATPase, translating into MRQQIDALTQNLGLAIVGKAEAIRLVLVALLAGGHALLEDVPGVGKTLLAKSLARSIDGKFQRLQCTPDLLPTDITGTNIWNPKSGEFTFLPGPVFANVLLADEINRATPRTQSALLEVMEEHQVTVDGVSRTVPTPFFVIATQNPIEYQGTFPLPEAQMDRFMLSLSLGYPTEAEELQMLQRHQGRINFADLQPCISLAEIQELQRICSKVKVDTSLQQYILELVRATRHDEEITLGASPRGTVALQRATQALAFLLGRDYAIPDDVKFLAPYVLCHRLIPSGGRRGKTVMERLLRSVPIQ; encoded by the coding sequence ATGAGACAACAAATTGACGCTTTAACACAAAACTTAGGACTAGCGATTGTTGGTAAAGCTGAGGCAATACGTTTAGTACTAGTTGCCCTGCTAGCAGGTGGTCATGCTTTATTAGAAGATGTACCAGGGGTAGGCAAAACCCTCCTCGCCAAATCTTTAGCTCGTTCCATTGATGGGAAATTTCAAAGGTTACAGTGTACTCCCGATTTACTTCCAACTGATATTACAGGGACTAATATCTGGAATCCAAAAAGCGGTGAATTTACTTTTCTTCCGGGTCCGGTATTTGCCAATGTCTTACTAGCAGACGAAATAAATCGTGCCACACCTCGCACCCAATCAGCTTTGTTAGAAGTGATGGAAGAACATCAGGTCACTGTAGATGGGGTTTCTCGTACCGTTCCCACGCCATTTTTCGTCATTGCAACTCAGAACCCAATTGAATATCAGGGTACTTTTCCCCTACCTGAGGCGCAGATGGATCGATTCATGTTGTCCCTGAGTCTCGGCTATCCTACTGAAGCAGAAGAACTTCAGATGTTGCAACGCCATCAAGGTAGAATCAATTTTGCCGATTTACAACCCTGTATTTCTTTAGCAGAAATTCAAGAATTACAACGAATCTGTTCAAAAGTCAAGGTAGATACTTCGCTACAACAGTATATTCTTGAATTAGTGCGAGCAACACGACACGATGAGGAAATCACACTTGGTGCCAGTCCTCGCGGTACTGTTGCCTTACAACGAGCAACTCAAGCCCTAGCTTTTCTATTGGGGAGAGACTATGCCATTCCCGATGATGTAAAATTTTTAGCACCTTATGTTCTTTGCCATCGTCTTATACCCAGTGGAGGACGCAGGGGAAAAACTGTGATGGAACGATTATTACGTTCTGTACCGATTCAGTGA